The Dioscorea cayenensis subsp. rotundata cultivar TDr96_F1 chromosome 18, TDr96_F1_v2_PseudoChromosome.rev07_lg8_w22 25.fasta, whole genome shotgun sequence genome includes the window TACTTGAAATCGCAGAAAATATTACATCTTTTTTATTCTCTAGATATATTGATTATCAATTCTTCTACATCAAAtttctcatgtatatatatctcaatgttattaatgaaaaagatgacaataacaaataagaaaagaCATGTACATTGAAGTTGTTCACCATAAAggaaaatggatttttttttaaatttttttaatcaaatgatTGATAGATTTACTGTTTCAATTTATTAATCTATTTCCTAATAGCTTTCAAAGTTTTCAAAGtttatcaaatttttcaaattttttcctGAATAATGAAATGGATTTTAACATACATCTAACATATAACTAAAGTTAATTTCTTCTCCTAATTCCTTTTCATTTAGAACACTCTTATCAAATGAAATTGATTCTCTTAAATATGGACATCTTTTGAACCATTCATAACTTCCTTGACCTTATACTGTACCTACTGTATAAAATATTACATTACATTTCATTATAATTAAACTAACTAGCTACATACAAAGTAACGTCTTCTCAATCAATTATGCTCAATAACCAAACACATAACCTCCATAATCTCAgcttatatatatcaaagatttaaacaaaaataactacatataaatataaatattaatatagtacaagaagtttaaGAATAACACTAACAGAAAAGTGGATGTTTATCATGAGACATGCAATGTGCATGcaatatgttttaattttttttttatataaaatctaataaaatattgaataaaagtttcataaaaatacaaatatttgagAAGTTGAATCTCATACCTTGTGGtaggaagaaagaaagataagTGCAAATAGAAGGAGAAAGTGGGAAGCTTTATATATAGAGGGCATTCACTCATGTCACCGTCAAATGTGTTTAATTATGAGACGGCATTAATGCCTTTTAAAATGTTAAGACGCTGATTAATTCATTAGATAAATTAACAATAACATTTGGCTTGTTTTACACACTTTGATTTTATGtttaagataaatatttttaaatatacataGAGCTTATTAATGGTGGATGTTTATTAATGTTAGGGttgatgtttatttataattgaaatttagaaaattaatgaATGAGATGATTCTATATTAATTGAAAGTGTTTTGTTGGAAGAAATCACATAATTTGGTTGTAtatatttttcagaattaaattaaagaggttaagaataataatattttaaaaaaaatataattaattgaagtaTAATGAGTAATGAGAATTCAAGAACATTAATTatagtaaatattaatttttactaCAATGGCCACATAATTGTTACTCATTAAATGTAAAGAAAAATTACTTGTTTACTACAATGGCCACTATAATGCCCATATATTTTATTCTAAACTTAACAAAGCCTTGTAGATTCCCATGATCTTTTACTAGTGCTGCCttttaatcattatatatatatatatatatatatatatatatatatataaatatatatagtgacataccaaatatatatagtatattttgAACTGCACTGAGATGTTtcgtataaaataatgaaaataaaaattatcattatcattcaAAGAGAGCTCCTTGAATTAGTAACTCATTAGACAtttcacattcaagcattctattaataaataacaacaaaatatattaaattataccaTTCATATATTCCTTATTACTATTAAATTAACTTTTACATGAAACTCACATACACTACGCCCTCAAATACATTGATTGCATAAATgttaaaacattttaatttgtGAACAAGTGATATGTTTCGTTCATTTGAATAGTAAAataaacttataaatttaataagatACTGTTTGTTGACTAtttctcattaatttattttaaataagacTTGATCAATTCttaattaagtatttaattaaaattagaataGTTAAGCTTATAGATTTTAAtcatgtgaaattatttttttccccctttttttcattttttctgtgagaaaatatttttaattatgaatgGGCAATATCTTAGTTTCATTACCATCCAACAATTCACTGCATGATTGATGTCCATTTTCCACATCAAGGTCCCACTATGGTTATTGTCACGGCAGAACCCTTACAGTTATCCCATGTGAGAAAATTCTATTAAATGAAACAATCATTTTAGCACAAAAATTATATGCAATTAAgttcaattaatttaattaaatacaataataaaagattaGAAACTCTAAACCCTGGTAGAATTTCAAACGACAATGACTACCCATCGTTTTTTAGACATTTAACTCAAGTACAAACactcttattaattattaatattactatATCTTCATTATCATGAATTAATTCATTACAATAAATGATTAGTTGTAAATTGTTGTGGTAAAGCATATGATCaagcctttttctttttttctttttttggttgaggtgtcaaaacattaattcttaACCGTACATCAAATCAATAATGCAAAAGAAAAGGACAAAACCATCAAATTGTGTTGGTAAGATGTTACTATGGAGCTTTTGTCATAGAGTAATGCTATGACTCGAAAAAATCATAtgaaccagccacacgactgTGGCTGGTGACAtggatttccttttttttattttctaaaaaaaaaaattaaaaactaaaaaggggAGAAATAAAAAACGAGAGCATCTCTCGGGTTCGTGTGATTTCTTCGcctcatatagcattactcatttcACATGCTTCACATGagctcttaatttttttaattataatttttattttaagaagaGCATATATAATTCGGAAACTTTTTATCTAAATATAATATTGAGTGCAAATATTCGTAATGGATATGCATAACATGATCAACATTATATTTTGGATTCCTACATTGATAGTTTTGTTGGGTTATTTGGGCTTCCCTCCAATGTGGAAAAAGCCCAAGACTTGGACCAAGCCGTTAAGTTTCTTTTGTTCATGTGGATTAAGGGGTGGTATGAAAAACAAGGCAGATATGAAAAAAGGGTTAGGAGACCTGGTGATTTTTGCAGTCTTTTTTAGACCTGGTGATGTGTTACATTTTTGCACGATCCTACTCGTTCACCATTGGATTGTGCTGAAATTTGGCGTGGAGGCTGGCAAGACATAATTCTACAatctaaaaaatcaaatttttgtttggagTCATGTAGAAGGAGATCTAAGCATTGAACCGCAGATCAACATTGGTGATTTCTCTCCCTTTTGTTCTTGTATATCTTCTATTGTTGATGTGTTTATACGCCTGATTAGTACTCTGTTTTGTACACCCTATTATCTAGTGGAGCTTCTCTTGATGGGCTTGAAGATCCTGTGGTTTTTACCCTCGATTCGATTTGGTTTTCCACGTTAAGATTGGGTGTTCATAGCTGTGAATGTTTGCTTTGATCTTGCTCATTCTCACTTCCAAATTGAAGCAGTTACTGTTTGTATCAGTTAATTCCTGCCAAGTTTAAACAGATCCGAAATTTGGCCTTGTTGTTGttccatttttctttatattcagGTGGCACTCTACTAATTGAAGCCCAtcaagtttatatattttattaatacatatatatttttgttttaaataatgaatctagctatttatataattaataattaaatgagttgattcttttcatttttcttttcataattacaCCATTAGAATAAGATACCTGGTGTGTCTTGCAATTAAGGGGGCTTGAGTTTAAATAGCTCAACTCATAATGCATAAGGTCACCTATTCGAGGCCGGTTTGTATAAAGAGCACTTTCCCTCTTATCCAGATTTGCATGACaaaaaatttattccaaaaaatTTACAAGCCACCGTAATTGTTGTACATTTGTATCTGCATATCCTTTAACTAATATTGTTTGTCactttcattaaaaacatatgtgaTCAAGAacaatttcttttgataaattaattccTATTTATTAAATCAAGCTGCTTAAGAATGGAAGCTTAGAGGATTATAATGTTAATGAAAATCACCGAAGTGTATTACCAATAATCATAAGAATTtttcattaaacataataagtttgggttaGTTACCAACTAAAGTCCGTATTACCATCCCAAAtgtcaatttcattattgaaatCAACTTGCTATGTAATTTCTAATTCCTTCAATTtaccaagaaaaaaaagtattttgatCCTTCTCTAAAATCACCGAGATTGATgttgaataatattatttattacatatatgtatatagatgATGAcctaatagtagacatttttatagaaaatattacAGAAGAGATTAAAATAACATCAACAGATTCAACACCATCAATCATCATTGTACATGcagatacatacatatatatatatatatgatataatcttataaaataaataatcatatttattctttttcatatttaaccCTTGTTTATTAATAAAGCCTAACTAATCAAAGCACtaacactctctctctctctctctctctctctctctctctctctcgatctccATCTAGATACGCAAATCTATATATacaccataaaaaaatatataccttTCCCTAATGCatgtgattttttatataaataccttaaaaaattacatacataACACTCTCCCATTAATAAAAACCTCCTCCCAAGACTCTCACCAACACAACATAAACATTTCCATGCAAATTAAAGACGGTCCTcttataaacataataataataataataataataataataataataataataataatttaactaAGTTCACCATCAAGAGTACAAGCCAGCAACCacaactatttttaaataaataaataaatcacattttattaaaatttattgaaaatataaaaaagcaacaaaaactacaattttctttttatttccaaaattaaaatttatacctCTCTTTGAATTTCACAGAAAGTGATTTTGGACTTCACACCAACATTTGTATGATTACTATATCAATATTTCTCAATTAACATATAATTTAAGGCAAAAACTAACAGTGATATTACTTACCAAATTGAGcggattttttattatattaatatatcaaaaaattACTCTGccatttaaaaatgtttgaatcaaataaaaaattaatatttcaagtcATGTATGTTAATTAAGTGAACTaatatcactaaaaatacaaaatacaaaattatattaactatttttttagttttttattttataatagaCAATAAACACCATACATTTAAGAGTTTgtcaaaaaacaaataaatacaaaatacacatattaCGATGCTTTATCAACCTCTTAAAAACTTATTAACTTCACCAAATATCACATGAAACAATGAAAGTCCGTCATATGCATACCCAAAATGTTTACAAGAATCATATCAACCTAATAAAATCTCCTATAAtgcaatttttgaagaaaaagatacAATCTCTCCTATAAAAACAATTCATGAAGAACTCATTTTAGCAACAGTGGATAAATAATATCGCTAAAGCCTTAAGCGCAAGAATTCGACCCAGCCAAACATTTAACCATTTAGAAATAATCAAAAGTAAATCAATATTAAACCACTCTCACACTTATTCTCACCCACattaacaccaaaaacaaaatttattaaaaaaaaaacatcaatcttCCCATCAAGACTACTCAAGAGTACCAACTTCACTCCTGGATCACAATCATAATGACTTAGACAaaacatttcataaaaataaaaatataaaatataaataaaattcaagaaaggtactaaatgattaattaaagtttaaactAATATGATCAAGAGTTCAAGAAAGCAACAaccttcttcatcatctccaaGGCTTTATCAGAGAGAGGTTTCATCAAATGAAACACATGACCTTCACCTTCATCAACCCACAACTCCCCAACACCATCCCATCCACTTCCCACCAACTTCTCATAATACAACTTCCCTCTTTCACAATACACATCTTCACTCGCCACACAAACCAACACTCTCCGGCAACAAACTCCGGCCAACGGCGGCGCCCCCTCGGCGAAGGGATTAAAACAAGGATGATCAACTCCCATCTCCGGCGAGGCTGTCATTTTCCAAAGACACTCAACTCTAGACCTCGCCAACTCATCCTTAGTCTCATTCCCCACAGGAGTTGACCCCCAGAAGTAAGGGTGGACAAGCATTGCTCCCCGGAGCTCCGGAAAACCATGAGGACCTTCACCAAGCTTCTCTCTGCCAGCTCTTAGAGCTAGCTGGTGAACTATATTAGCTCCGGCGCTGTCTCCGGCGAGGAAAAGACGGGTGAAGTCAGCGTAGGAAATGAGCCATTCTTCTTCACGGGAGGAAGTGAGCCATTGGAGAGCTTGCCAGGAGTCAGAGTAGGCAGTGGGGAGAAGGTGTTCAGGAGCACGGCGGTAGTCAACGGAGAGGATGAGGACGGTGGAGGTTAAGGAGAGGGAGTTGAGGTAGGAGTGGTAGGTGGGGGAGGTGGTGGATTCAATGCAGAAGCCGCCACCATGGAAATAGAGAAGGATGGGAAGAGAGTGAGGTTGAGGATGAGGAGGGAGGAAGAGACGGGCTgagatggaggaggaggaggaggggaggGGAAGGAGAAGGTCTTTGGAGAGGACGCCGGTTGAAGGGTCAAGGCCGGAGGAGACAGTGGTGGTGCCGAAGAAACGCTCAACTCGGCCGCTCTTGTATGTTCGGAAACGTGGGTGGAAGTCGATGAGGATCTCGTCGGAATCGATTTGGTTTGACATCGTTGAAGAaattgtggtggtggtggtgacccTGGTGGCTTGGGTTGGGTATTAAAAGAAGTCATCTCCTCCGGTTCTGGTTCTGGAACTAAATTATATCTTGATTTCAACCTATTAAAATTTATCATGCGttctcaaattttaataaaaaataataataatattatatatcacaCACATGTTAAAATATAATAGGTTAGAATCAAAAAATACACTGTCTCTGTAATCAGAGATGACTTCTTTATAGAGGCTTTTAAAGCATAATTTTggaataatttatttaacaaaaattaaattttatttagattttattttaataaatatctatttaaaatgttagattatctatttatatttattaatatgatgataaaaagatatatttaaaatttattggtaaaattcaataaactaaaaatgtaacaaaaaaaattataataatttaaaaactagaaaatctCTTATTTagtacaattaaataaataaatattatattaattttggattaAAAACAGCATGAAAAAATCATTCCTTacgatcaaaataaaattttgaaaagttagttaGAGAAGATATGAGTGATCAagcactaaaataaaaatatttaatatcctaccatgttatttaaaattttaaaaattaattaagattaagttatattaactaaatattaaattaaaatatcttttttattatatttaaaaattttgagtttttaaaattattattaaaaacctaAAGATGAGGCCTTAAAAAAATTGGTGGCATAAAGCTATTACTTTATCGACCTCACTCTTCAGCCGGATCTGTGGCAGTGTGTGTGGTTGTTCTATATAATATCAAGTATATtgcttaataaaattatatataatgaatgATCTTTCAAATTGGGTTTATTTGTGTAGCTTGCTGTTTGGTGGAGATgtattgttaaaatatattattatatattaaataattgaaaaaaatcttatcGGTATATATTCGGATAAAGTCATAAaagtttataatatttattaaattaatgtttaaacatttatataattttttaaaaaaattatagggtgATTTTATTCCCTGtgtgtaaataaaaattaatataggtAAAGACAATTGAGgaatttaaaaggaaaaaaatctatttttattattattaaaatttaaaattatataatttataatatattttcataatctatactatttataaaaagatatatatatagtcatcaCAGCAATAACTAAATAGTTAAGATATCTAATTTTTATGTAGGAGCCATTGTATAAGTTGAATTTTAAGAGATATATAAATCCAAcaattggtttttgtttttggaggTACTATGTATGTAATTAGAAGCATTTGTAAAAGTCTACAACAGgcgaaaaaaaatttatatttttctaattattttggTATAATGGCGATATAGAATGatagatataatatatatatatatatagatatgatgataaaaagatatatttaaaatttattgataaaattcaataaactaaaaatgttaaaaaaaattataataatttaaaaactagaaaatctCTTATTTagtacaattaaataaataaatattatattaattttggattaAAAACAGCATGAAAAAATCATTCCTTacgatcaaaataaaattttgaaaagttagttaGAGAAGATATGAGTGATCAagcactaaaataaaaatatttaatatcctaccatgttatttaaaattttaaaaattaattaagattaagttatattaactaaatattaaattaaaatatcttttttattatatttaaaaattttgagtttttaaaattattattaaaaacctaAAGATGAGGCCTTAAAAAAATTGGGGGCATAAAGCTATTACTTTATCGACCTCACTCTTCAGCCGGATCTGTGGCAGTGTGTGTGGTTGTTCTATATAATATCAAGTATATtgcttaataaaattatatataatgaatgATCTTTCAAATTGGGTTTATTTGTGTAGCTTGCTGTTTGGTGGAGATgtattgttaaaatatattattatatattaaataattgaaaaaaatcttatcGGTATATATTCGGATAAAGTCATAAaagtttataatatttattaaattaatgtttaaacatttatataattttttaaaaaaattatagggtgATTTTATTCCCTGtgtgtaaataaaaattaatataggtAAAGACAATTGAGgaatttaaaaggaaaaaaatctatttttattattattaaaatttaaaattatataatttataatatattttcataatctaTACTAtgtataaaaagatatatatatatatatagtcatcaCAGCAATAACTAAACAGTTAAGATATCTAATTTTTATGTAGGAGCCATTGTATAAGTTGAATTTTAAGAGATATATAAATCCAAcaattggtttttgtttttggaggTACTATGTATGTAATTAGAAGCATTTGTAAAAGTCTACAACAGGcgaaaaaattttatatttttctaattattttggTATAATGGCGATATAGAATGatagatataatatatatatatatataatgatatcaATAATGTCAGGTTATACATATTTAGTCGGTTTGAAGCAATGCAATTAGCATGCAGCCAAGCTtgtgtatataaaatatcatgattaaaatataatatcatcTTTGTGTATACATATTTAATGGTTTTATTCGGGTGTACTATTTGCAATTAGACGAATTTCAAAGGTATACaggttaaaaaaaatcctatattCTAATCATTATGATGTAATGACGAatagaatgatatatatatatatatatatatatatatacaagtaaacTCAGATTGATGAGATATTATGATTATGTCAAGAcatacatatttaatttatttgatacGAGGCAATTATCATGCAATCATCTTTGTGTCTATAATATCATGATTAAAATATACTATTTAGGTTTAAATATTGGTGTATAATTGActccgatatatatatatatatatatatatatatatatatatatatatatatataggtttaaaACCACTAGTAAGGCCATATTagcttaataatatatatatacataaagttAAATTCAAGATATAGATGGAGATTAAATGTACTATTAGGGTATTAGGGTATGGAAC containing:
- the LOC120281860 gene encoding probable carboxylesterase 12, with the protein product MSNQIDSDEILIDFHPRFRTYKSGRVERFFGTTTVSSGLDPSTGVLSKDLLLPLPSSSSSISARLFLPPHPQPHSLPILLYFHGGGFCIESTTSPTYHSYLNSLSLTSTVLILSVDYRRAPEHLLPTAYSDSWQALQWLTSSREEEWLISYADFTRLFLAGDSAGANIVHQLALRAGREKLGEGPHGFPELRGAMLVHPYFWGSTPVGNETKDELARSRVECLWKMTASPEMGVDHPCFNPFAEGAPPLAGVCCRRVLVCVASEDVYCERGKLYYEKLVGSGWDGVGELWVDEGEGHVFHLMKPLSDKALEMMKKVVAFLNS